One region of Prosthecobacter fusiformis genomic DNA includes:
- a CDS encoding FHA domain-containing protein, protein MSAASQQWLLKVIAGPHQGAEIGLLGGKTLIGSDGECDVVLHDVLIAPQHVELDLSASGMVAAALGGRIFINGKRVREASHKLPDFAFLTIGGSHLVLGPVGGTWPLLSAADIPELEKETEAPAAEESPPETAEPTVNAAASSGLKPIIADGETYLPRPQPTSKLGPILGIVAGVVVLLVWAVVFNDFFSSHDGNGDNNSDVSDRPLVRAQSIVEELGLLGSIKIEEAAGRLTAAGYVDSESKQRELQAALRATVPGLRTKIYSLEKIASSARALIDAQHLPLTVSSLSEGKLKISGKLPSADPWMRMRKLLLSEVPGVSEIEDSVEIEATRPAASNTVYVSLPPFTSGAPNAPTPPAANPLPTSSIPPSNPISAQTSAPLPDPVTDYLISADTIDTPEAAISTIRVDEAGLSYVRLSTGGVYFVGARLPYGGTVAKIEAESVTIIEKGESRSLHQGDVAMKSKSLAAP, encoded by the coding sequence ATGAGCGCCGCATCTCAACAATGGCTTCTGAAGGTGATCGCGGGTCCGCATCAGGGCGCGGAGATAGGTCTATTGGGTGGCAAAACCTTGATCGGCAGCGATGGAGAGTGTGATGTAGTACTGCATGATGTGCTTATAGCGCCGCAGCATGTGGAATTGGATTTATCGGCTTCAGGCATGGTTGCCGCAGCCCTAGGGGGACGGATTTTCATCAATGGCAAACGCGTGCGTGAGGCCAGCCATAAGCTACCCGACTTTGCCTTCCTGACCATCGGGGGTTCTCATCTGGTATTGGGGCCTGTGGGGGGCACCTGGCCACTGCTTTCGGCTGCTGACATTCCGGAACTGGAAAAGGAAACGGAGGCCCCTGCCGCTGAAGAAAGCCCACCCGAAACAGCCGAGCCAACTGTCAACGCGGCTGCATCATCAGGGCTCAAACCCATCATCGCCGACGGTGAGACTTATTTGCCGCGTCCACAGCCGACTTCAAAGCTCGGGCCTATTCTTGGCATTGTCGCAGGCGTCGTTGTCTTGTTGGTTTGGGCGGTTGTTTTCAATGACTTCTTCTCCAGTCATGATGGCAATGGCGATAACAACTCAGATGTGAGCGATAGGCCTCTTGTGCGCGCTCAATCAATCGTGGAAGAGCTCGGTCTGCTTGGCTCCATCAAGATTGAGGAAGCTGCTGGACGCCTGACTGCGGCAGGTTACGTCGATAGTGAAAGCAAGCAGAGGGAACTTCAGGCAGCTCTTCGTGCGACTGTTCCAGGTCTGCGCACTAAAATTTACAGCCTGGAAAAGATCGCCTCAAGTGCGCGAGCACTCATTGATGCTCAGCACTTGCCTTTGACGGTCTCCAGCCTCAGCGAAGGTAAACTGAAAATCTCCGGTAAACTCCCATCCGCAGATCCATGGATGAGAATGAGGAAGCTTCTCCTCTCGGAAGTGCCCGGCGTCAGCGAAATTGAGGACAGTGTTGAAATCGAGGCCACACGACCAGCCGCATCCAACACGGTTTACGTGTCCCTCCCCCCTTTTACGAGTGGAGCCCCAAATGCGCCTACTCCTCCCGCAGCCAATCCACTGCCGACGTCATCTATCCCCCCCTCGAATCCCATCTCAGCACAGACATCAGCTCCTTTGCCCGATCCTGTCACAGATTACCTTATCAGTGCCGATACCATCGACACACCTGAAGCAGCCATATCGACTATTCGTGTGGATGAAGCGGGGCTCAGTTATGTCCGCCTCAGCACGGGCGGCGTCTATTTCGTTGGCGCTCGGCTACCCTATGGCGGCACCGTCGCTAAGATTGAGGCCGAGAGTGTCACGATCATCGAAAAAGGCGAATCACGCAGCCTCCATCAAGGGGATGTGGCCATGAAATCCAAGTCTCTTGCTGCTCCTTAA